CACCAGGCCGTCCATACCAGCTTCTTTTACGATATCGGCGATCATGCGCAGGTCGAAATTAACCAGGGCAAAACCGTTGATGTTGGCAGAAGGATATTTTTCAAGCATAGACAGGTCAACGCCATCCCAATCATATTTCTTCATGATCTTAGCCAGTGCTTCGCTTGGGTAAGTTTTCATAGAAGCCTCGATTTTACCGTTTTCGAAGTTAGCAGTAGCAGTGTAGTAAGCACCTTCGTACAGTTTTTTCAGGCTGCCCATCATCATGGCTGCGGCACCGCTTTGCTCCATACCATAGAGCGCGCCGATGTTCGCGAACATTGACATATCAGCTTTCTCTTTCATCAGCTTTTTGAAGCCATCGATGCTGTTAGCAGACTCGCTTTCTTTCAATTTGAAGAGGCGGGCAACTTCTACTTTAGCGGCAGAAGTGCTTTCGTCGCCATAGCTACCCTGGATAGCTACGCCGATAATCACATCTTTGTTCCAACCTACTACTGCTTCGTCGATAGCAGCGTATTTGAAATCAGACCCTTCGGCTTTGATTTCTACAGTAGATTTATTTTTCTTCAGGAATGCTTCGAATTTAGCGGCGTCGTCCAGTTTGCCTACGAAGTTGAAGGTCATTTTGCCACCGGTTGCAGGCGTCATGGCAATAAATACCTGGCTTTTGAGGTCAATACCGGAATTTTCGATTTCCTTCATGCCTTTGGCTACCTCGCTGGTAGTATCACCACCCTGGATAGACTCAAACAATTTGTCCATGGTAATTCCGCTGGCAACGAGTTTGTCGTGCAGCTGTTTGCCATCAATGCTCAGCACAAATGCCGCTTCTTTGGGAATGTGCTTGCTCTGGGTCGGAACTTTCGAGCACGACGACATCAGCACTACGAAGGCAGTGCCCATCGCCAACAAAACTTTGGAAAGGTTCTTTTTCATAAA
This genomic interval from Chitinophaga horti contains the following:
- a CDS encoding DUF4836 family protein, with amino-acid sequence MKKNLSKVLLAMGTAFVVLMSSCSKVPTQSKHIPKEAAFVLSIDGKQLHDKLVASGITMDKLFESIQGGDTTSEVAKGMKEIENSGIDLKSQVFIAMTPATGGKMTFNFVGKLDDAAKFEAFLKKNKSTVEIKAEGSDFKYAAIDEAVVGWNKDVIIGVAIQGSYGDESTSAAKVEVARLFKLKESESANSIDGFKKLMKEKADMSMFANIGALYGMEQSGAAAMMMGSLKKLYEGAYYTATANFENGKIEASMKTYPSEALAKIMKKYDWDGVDLSMLEKYPSANINGFALVNFDLRMIADIVKEAGMDGLVNMGLAQSGLTLDDILKAFKGEIVAVASDFKNVKKVSEWDSTYTYNSQEVKWLFALKVGEKAAFDKVMGSQFGQQMFTKQGDKYILKEEMAAMSKVAVSIDSKDIIVASDAALQAEYVAGKGKATVPAEVLSEAKGNPGAFWVDLEKILASAPLDEIGAPEVETELKSLFKDIRIISAKPNGGVSTSTFVLNFKNKEQNSLAQLINFGTKAAKVIKEKEAAQRAAWETEEDTTVAEDAVVDTAVAAPF